The Microbispora sp. ZYX-F-249 genome includes a window with the following:
- a CDS encoding RICIN domain-containing protein: TTPSSSPSPSPGSPSPSPSVTPTPGGGSGPIKGAASGRCLDVPGASTADGTQVQLWDCNGQTNQTWSSTSAGEIRVYGNKCLDAAGTGNGAKVQIYSCWGGDNQKWRVNSDGSIQGVQSGLCLDATGAGTANGTKIQLYSCHGGTNQKWTWNG; the protein is encoded by the coding sequence GACCACGCCGTCGTCGTCTCCCAGCCCGTCCCCCGGTAGCCCGTCGCCCAGCCCGAGCGTGACCCCCACCCCCGGCGGCGGCAGCGGGCCGATCAAGGGGGCGGCCTCCGGCCGGTGCCTGGACGTGCCCGGGGCGAGCACCGCCGACGGTACCCAGGTGCAGCTGTGGGACTGCAACGGCCAGACCAACCAGACCTGGAGCTCTACCTCGGCGGGCGAGATCCGGGTGTACGGCAACAAGTGCCTGGACGCGGCCGGCACCGGCAACGGCGCCAAGGTCCAGATCTACAGCTGCTGGGGCGGCGACAACCAGAAGTGGCGCGTCAACTCCGACGGCAGCATCCAGGGCGTCCAGTCCGGGCTGTGCCTGGACGCCACCGGAGCCGGCACCGCCAACGGCACCAAGATCCAGCTGTATTCCTGCCACGGCGGCACCAACCAGAAGTGGACCTGGAACGGATAG